The proteins below are encoded in one region of Mycobacterium pseudokansasii:
- a CDS encoding IS1380 family transposase: protein MHSSYTFTLGSAVFDEPNLVSAAGLVPVLELAEQTGLSELIGEHVDLPSTRVASGAVNPVGKLTSIIAGMMCGADCIDDVDVLRAGGTPRVFNEVYAPSTLGIFLREFTFGHANQLAAVARAHLVALAQRVPLLPGIEERAFLDIDSLLRPVYGRHKQGASFGHAKIASRALLRLGLSPQITTISTAQAPPVIAEARLRSGKAGSGRAAAWQVKQAITTARGCGAGKIMLRGDTAFGNKKVIGACIAEGVEFSLSMTRNRAITTAVEGIDEAAYTPVHYPGAVEDPDTGALISDAEVAETPYTLRLGRGKKITARLVVRRVKDARYPDALFPVWRYHPFLTNSELPTAEADITHRRHAIIETTFADLIDGPLARIPSGLFAANCAWLACAVIAHNLLRATGTLAGGHHIVARGATLRRDLVNVPARFAAPARKPMLHLPVHWPRQVEWKALWDSVIGYPTAQPRAA from the coding sequence GTGCATTCATCGTATACGTTCACTCTCGGGTCGGCGGTGTTTGACGAGCCGAATCTGGTGTCGGCCGCGGGTTTGGTTCCGGTGCTGGAATTGGCTGAGCAGACCGGGCTTTCGGAATTGATCGGTGAGCATGTGGATCTGCCGTCGACACGGGTGGCCTCCGGTGCGGTCAACCCGGTCGGGAAGCTGACCTCGATCATCGCCGGGATGATGTGCGGCGCGGACTGCATCGACGACGTCGACGTGTTGCGTGCCGGCGGCACGCCACGGGTGTTCAACGAGGTGTATGCGCCCTCGACATTGGGGATCTTCTTGCGCGAGTTCACTTTCGGGCATGCCAACCAGCTCGCGGCCGTGGCTCGCGCGCATCTGGTGGCGCTCGCGCAGCGGGTGCCGCTGTTGCCCGGCATCGAAGAGCGCGCCTTTTTGGACATCGACTCGCTGCTGCGTCCGGTCTACGGGCGCCATAAGCAGGGTGCTTCGTTCGGGCACGCCAAGATCGCCAGCCGTGCGCTGCTGCGGTTGGGTCTGTCGCCGCAGATCACCACGATCTCGACCGCGCAGGCCCCACCGGTGATCGCCGAGGCGCGGCTGCGCAGCGGTAAGGCCGGCTCCGGCCGCGCCGCGGCCTGGCAGGTCAAACAAGCCATCACCACCGCCCGCGGGTGCGGGGCCGGCAAGATCATGCTGCGCGGCGACACCGCGTTCGGCAATAAAAAGGTGATCGGCGCCTGCATCGCCGAAGGCGTCGAGTTCTCCCTGTCGATGACCCGAAATCGGGCCATTACCACCGCGGTCGAGGGCATCGACGAGGCCGCCTACACCCCGGTGCACTACCCGGGCGCGGTCGAAGACCCTGACACCGGGGCGCTGATCTCCGATGCCGAGGTCGCCGAAACTCCCTACACCCTACGGCTGGGGCGGGGCAAGAAGATCACGGCCCGACTGGTAGTGCGCCGGGTCAAAGACGCCCGCTACCCGGATGCGTTGTTTCCGGTGTGGCGCTATCACCCATTTCTGACCAACTCCGAGCTGCCCACTGCCGAGGCCGACATCACCCACCGCCGCCACGCCATCATCGAGACCACCTTCGCCGACCTGATCGATGGCCCACTGGCTCGGATCCCTTCAGGGCTGTTCGCCGCGAACTGCGCCTGGTTGGCCTGCGCGGTGATCGCCCATAACCTGCTGCGCGCCACCGGGACCCTCGCCGGCGGTCACCACATCGTGGCCCGCGGTGCCACCCTGCGCCGCGACCTGGTCAACGTGCCCGCCCGCTTCGCCGCACCGGCCCGCAAACCGATGCTGCACCTACCCGTCCACTGGCCCCGGCAAGTCGAGTGGAAAGCCCTGTGGGACAGCGTCATCGGCTACCCGACTGCGCAACCCCGCGCCGCTTGA
- a CDS encoding NADH:ubiquinone oxidoreductase: protein MVVFFRGLRDGLLTTRWPKHPDTYFDEFPAAVEVLPGNAQRDQLRRAVDAAARCPTAAIAVAEMPKLDRGKCILCGRCVAAAPDWFGWAHGADTARSQRDALVVSPVPETDEALDGVRAELAKRVRRLRRSVHLRHVDAGSDGSDEWEVQALTNPVYDLHRLGIFFTASPRHADILLVTGIGAAGMTEPLRRTLEAMPRPTVVIAVGTDAICGGLVGGGYTGGTGIGGLLPVDVWIPGSPASPFSLLHGILLALGRLPAASRRAS from the coding sequence ATGGTGGTGTTTTTCCGTGGTCTGCGCGACGGCCTGCTCACCACGAGATGGCCGAAGCATCCTGACACCTACTTCGACGAATTCCCTGCCGCGGTCGAGGTGCTGCCCGGCAACGCTCAACGCGACCAGCTGCGCCGGGCCGTGGACGCCGCCGCCCGGTGTCCCACCGCGGCGATCGCCGTCGCCGAGATGCCCAAGCTGGACCGGGGCAAGTGCATCCTGTGCGGACGCTGCGTCGCCGCCGCGCCGGACTGGTTCGGATGGGCGCACGGCGCCGACACCGCGCGGTCGCAGCGCGACGCGCTGGTCGTTTCCCCTGTCCCCGAAACCGACGAGGCACTCGATGGGGTGCGGGCCGAGCTAGCCAAACGGGTGCGGCGGCTGCGCCGTTCGGTACATCTTCGCCACGTCGACGCCGGATCCGACGGCAGCGACGAATGGGAAGTACAAGCCCTCACCAATCCCGTATACGACCTGCATCGGTTGGGCATTTTCTTCACCGCGAGCCCGCGCCACGCCGACATCCTGCTAGTCACGGGGATCGGCGCGGCCGGCATGACCGAACCGCTGCGCCGCACCCTTGAGGCGATGCCCCGGCCCACCGTGGTGATCGCGGTCGGCACCGACGCGATCTGCGGCGGCCTGGTTGGCGGCGGCTACACCGGCGGCACCGGCATCGGCGGCCTGCTGCCCGTTGACGTGTGGATCCCCGGATCGCCCGCCTCCCCGTTCAGCCTGCTGCACGGCATCCTCCTCGCACTAGGCCGGCTCCCCGCCGCCTCGAGGAGGGCGTCATGA
- a CDS encoding PPE family protein → MIPEFAWLPPEINSARIFAGAGSGPLHTAASAWESLAADLRASAASFDSVVTGLAAGPWSGPASVSMAAAATPYVGWLSGAAGEAESAAVQARAAATVFEAALSATVHPAAVTANRVSLLSLVATNFLGQNTPAIAAAEGDYLEMWAQDVAAMVGYHAGATSVASTLTPFSLPPLTMAGLAGLASQAASGVTAMASSAGAAIAAPVQGIVSAAPTALSMLQSVPLSSLMYPVSMAISPLMSVLSNAARTPAAGLAGATAGGAAAGEPKFVGAAHPGTKPFGGGGLGSAMSAGLGKARMVGTMSVPPTWQGSTPTRMASSPSSGLGAAGMSNPAELTGAARPAGMPMMPMPMGMGGAGAGMPGAMMGRGGAGANPVQSRPSVIPRTGIG, encoded by the coding sequence ATGATTCCTGAGTTTGCATGGTTGCCGCCGGAGATCAACTCGGCACGGATTTTCGCCGGTGCGGGATCGGGTCCGCTGCACACGGCGGCCTCGGCGTGGGAGAGCCTGGCCGCGGATCTGCGGGCGTCGGCGGCGTCGTTTGATTCGGTGGTCACCGGCTTGGCGGCCGGGCCGTGGTCGGGTCCGGCCTCGGTGTCGATGGCGGCGGCGGCGACACCGTACGTGGGGTGGTTGAGTGGGGCTGCGGGGGAGGCGGAGTCGGCCGCCGTTCAGGCGCGGGCGGCGGCGACTGTTTTCGAGGCGGCGTTGTCGGCCACGGTGCATCCGGCGGCTGTGACCGCCAATCGGGTGTCGTTGCTGTCGTTGGTGGCGACAAATTTCTTGGGGCAGAACACCCCGGCGATCGCGGCCGCCGAGGGCGATTACCTCGAGATGTGGGCTCAGGACGTGGCCGCGATGGTGGGGTATCACGCCGGAGCGACGTCGGTGGCGTCGACGCTGACGCCGTTCAGCCTGCCGCCGCTGACGATGGCGGGGTTGGCCGGGCTGGCATCGCAGGCCGCCTCGGGTGTCACCGCGATGGCGTCGTCGGCGGGCGCGGCGATAGCCGCACCGGTGCAGGGAATCGTGTCGGCGGCTCCGACCGCCCTCTCGATGCTGCAGTCGGTGCCGTTGTCGTCGTTGATGTATCCGGTGAGCATGGCGATTTCGCCGTTGATGAGCGTGCTGAGCAATGCGGCGCGCACGCCGGCCGCGGGGTTGGCCGGTGCCACGGCCGGCGGAGCGGCGGCAGGCGAGCCGAAGTTCGTGGGTGCGGCTCATCCTGGGACCAAGCCGTTTGGCGGCGGCGGGCTGGGTTCGGCGATGTCGGCGGGTCTGGGTAAGGCCCGGATGGTGGGGACGATGTCGGTTCCGCCGACGTGGCAGGGCTCGACGCCGACGCGGATGGCCAGTTCGCCGTCATCGGGCTTGGGTGCTGCAGGCATGTCCAATCCGGCGGAGCTGACCGGCGCGGCGCGGCCCGCCGGGATGCCGATGATGCCGATGCCGATGGGCATGGGCGGTGCCGGCGCCGGGATGCCCGGCGCCATGATGGGCCGCGGTGGGGCAGGCGCGAATCCGGTGCAGTCGCGGCCCAGCGTGATACCGCGGACCGGGATCGGCTAG
- a CDS encoding IS1380 family transposase: protein MHSSYTFTLGSAVFDEPNLVSAAGLVPVLELAEQTGLSELIGEHVDLPSTRVASGAVNPVGKLTSIIAGMMCGADCIDDVDVLRAGGTPRVFNEVYAPSTLGIFLREFTFGHANQLAAVARAHLVALAQRVPLLPGIEERAFLDIDSLLRPVYGRHKQGASFGHAKIASRALLRLGLSPQITTISTAQAPPVIAEARLRSGKAGSGRAAAWQVKQAITTARGCGAGKIMLRGDTAFGNKKVIGACIAEGVEFSLSMTRNRAITTAVEGIDEAAYTPVHYPGAVEDPDTGALISDAEVAETPYTLRLGRGKKITARLVVRRVKDARYPDALFPVWRYHPFLTNSELPTAEADITHRRHAIIETTFADLIDGPLARIPSGLFAANCAWLACAVIAHNLLRATGTLAGGHHIVARGATLRRDLVNVPARFAAPARKPMLHLPVHWPRQVEWKALWDSVIGYPTAQPRAA from the coding sequence GTGCATTCATCGTATACGTTCACTCTCGGGTCGGCGGTGTTTGACGAGCCGAATCTGGTGTCGGCCGCGGGTTTGGTTCCGGTGCTGGAATTGGCTGAGCAGACCGGGCTTTCGGAATTGATCGGTGAGCATGTGGATCTGCCGTCGACACGGGTGGCCTCCGGTGCGGTCAACCCGGTCGGGAAGCTGACCTCGATCATCGCCGGGATGATGTGCGGCGCGGACTGCATCGACGACGTCGACGTGTTGCGTGCCGGCGGCACGCCACGGGTGTTCAACGAGGTGTATGCGCCCTCGACATTGGGGATCTTCTTGCGCGAGTTCACTTTCGGGCATGCCAACCAGCTCGCGGCCGTGGCTCGCGCGCATCTGGTGGCGCTCGCGCAGCGGGTGCCGCTGTTGCCCGGCATCGAAGAGCGCGCCTTTTTGGACATCGACTCGCTGCTGCGTCCGGTCTACGGGCGCCATAAGCAGGGTGCTTCGTTCGGGCACGCCAAGATCGCCAGCCGTGCGCTGCTGCGGTTGGGTCTGTCGCCGCAGATCACCACGATCTCGACCGCGCAGGCCCCACCGGTGATCGCCGAGGCGCGGCTGCGCAGCGGTAAGGCCGGCTCCGGCCGCGCCGCGGCCTGGCAGGTCAAACAAGCCATCACCACCGCCCGCGGGTGCGGGGCCGGCAAGATCATGCTGCGCGGCGACACCGCGTTCGGCAATAAAAAGGTGATCGGCGCCTGCATCGCCGAAGGCGTCGAGTTCTCCCTGTCGATGACCCGAAATCGGGCCATTACCACCGCGGTCGAGGGCATCGACGAGGCCGCCTACACCCCGGTGCACTACCCGGGCGCGGTCGAAGACCCTGACACCGGGGCGCTGATCTCCGATGCCGAGGTCGCCGAAACTCCCTACACCCTACGGCTGGGGCGGGGCAAGAAGATCACGGCCCGACTGGTAGTGCGCCGGGTCAAAGACGCCCGCTACCCGGATGCGTTGTTTCCGGTGTGGCGCTATCACCCATTTCTGACCAACTCCGAGCTGCCCACTGCCGAGGCCGACATCACCCACCGCCGCCACGCCATCATCGAGACCACCTTCGCCGACCTGATCGATGGCCCACTGGCTCGGATCCCTTCAGGGCTGTTCGCCGCGAACTGCGCCTGGTTGGCCTGCGCGGTGATCGCCCATAACCTGCTGCGCGCCACCGGGACCCTCGCCGGCGGTCACCACATCGTGGCCCGCGGTGCCACCCTGCGCCGCGACCTGGTCAACGTGCCCGCCCGCTTCGCCGCACCGGCCCGCAAACCGATGCTGCACCTACCCGTCCACTGGCCCCGACAAGTCGAGTGGAAAGCCCTGTGGGACAGCGTCATCGGCTACCCGACTGCGCAACCCCGCGCCGCTTGA
- a CDS encoding DUF190 domain-containing protein, with product MSTDCLKLTSYFGERQRANGKFLAEALFDLYGQHQIATSVMLRGIEGFGLRHHLRTDTSLSMSEDPPAAVIAVDTRHKIDEVLDRQTALTKRGLITLERARLLQEDDHELSLGDRQYEATKLTIYVGRKQEAYGVPAYQAIVDLLYRRELAGASVFLGVDGTVRGKRERARFFGRNPDVPMMIIAVDSGGQVARVLAELGGLMRRPLITVERLQVCKRDGQLFFRPHALPGVDEHGMALWQKIMVYTSEAQCHDGVPIHRALIRRLRQSKHARGATALRGIWGFHDNHPPHGDRPFQLVRHVPVTTIIVDTPDSIAQSFDIIDQLTQEHGLVTSEMVPALLAVDDDDRRGGTNLARHDY from the coding sequence ATGAGCACCGACTGCCTCAAACTCACCAGCTACTTCGGCGAACGCCAACGCGCCAACGGCAAATTTCTCGCCGAGGCATTGTTTGACCTCTACGGCCAGCACCAGATCGCAACAAGCGTGATGCTGCGCGGGATCGAGGGATTCGGGCTACGCCACCACCTGCGCACCGACACCTCGCTGAGCATGTCCGAGGACCCACCCGCGGCGGTGATCGCCGTCGACACCCGCCACAAGATCGACGAGGTGCTTGATCGCCAGACCGCACTGACAAAGCGAGGCCTGATCACCCTCGAACGAGCGCGTCTCCTCCAGGAGGACGACCACGAACTCAGCCTCGGCGACCGCCAGTATGAAGCCACAAAGCTCACCATCTACGTGGGCCGCAAGCAAGAGGCCTACGGCGTGCCGGCCTACCAAGCGATCGTCGATCTGCTCTACCGCCGCGAACTCGCCGGGGCATCGGTCTTCCTGGGCGTCGACGGCACTGTACGCGGCAAGCGGGAACGCGCCCGATTCTTCGGGCGCAACCCCGACGTACCGATGATGATCATCGCCGTCGATTCCGGCGGACAGGTCGCGCGTGTCCTCGCCGAACTGGGCGGGCTAATGAGACGACCGCTGATCACCGTTGAAAGACTTCAGGTTTGCAAACGCGACGGCCAACTGTTCTTCCGGCCCCACGCGCTGCCCGGAGTCGACGAACACGGTATGGCCCTCTGGCAAAAGATCATGGTCTACACCTCAGAAGCACAATGTCATGACGGCGTTCCGATCCACCGCGCCCTGATCCGCCGTCTGCGCCAGTCCAAGCACGCACGGGGAGCTACCGCGCTGCGCGGTATCTGGGGATTCCACGACAACCACCCACCCCACGGCGACAGGCCATTCCAACTTGTCCGCCATGTCCCGGTCACCACGATCATCGTCGACACCCCGGACAGCATCGCGCAAAGCTTCGACATCATCGACCAACTCACCCAAGAACACGGACTGGTCACCAGCGAGATGGTCCCCGCGCTCCTCGCCGTCGACGATGACGACCGCCGCGGCGGAACGAACCTGGCGCGCCACGATTACTGA
- a CDS encoding NADH-quinone oxidoreductase subunit C, with translation MTTAATMEVRLPLPEWRAEVLTRLGVSARFGGLYCTHQDEDAQLRALLITRSGVECLSAELRPGADGGLTYPALTPDVPVAFWYERALHDLSGVIPLGHPRLDPLLLPWEPGQLHPRPGHREPAGEVPASDRQGPVDVTGHGVFTLPLGPVRSGVYESIEFLIETPGEDVPHFNIRPHYKHRGIAKRFEGLGVGDAILIAERVEGIASVAHALAFAHAVETLADTEIPPRAELIRVIHAELERIANHLDVVVRLCDAAGLAIGNARFGWHKERIMRLVSRLCGNRFGRSVVCVGGVSAPPRMSPPALYAAIDDLAHRLRADRRALMESPSFLDRIRGTGRLDGKLAASHGALGPVGRGSGFDDDARLHRPYDGYSELPAVEPAAVTDGDAMARLRVRWAEIDTAVGLIEHACQRLSGPVDQDLTVPVDAHDGFATGWAESPQGEILYGLDLREGRVGRCFARTPSLHNMVLFHDVFHGDVFTDFPFIEASFGLCYAGVAM, from the coding sequence ATGACCACCGCGGCCACGATGGAAGTTCGGCTGCCGCTCCCCGAATGGCGGGCCGAAGTACTGACCCGCCTTGGCGTCAGCGCACGCTTCGGGGGCTTGTATTGCACCCACCAAGACGAGGACGCGCAACTGCGTGCCCTGCTGATCACCCGCAGCGGCGTCGAGTGTCTATCTGCCGAATTACGTCCCGGTGCCGACGGCGGCTTAACCTATCCGGCGCTGACACCCGATGTGCCCGTGGCGTTTTGGTACGAGCGGGCCCTGCACGACCTGTCCGGGGTGATACCGCTCGGGCACCCGCGGTTGGATCCGCTGCTGCTGCCGTGGGAGCCCGGCCAGCTGCACCCACGCCCCGGACATCGCGAACCCGCCGGCGAGGTGCCGGCCAGCGACCGGCAAGGCCCGGTCGACGTCACCGGGCACGGCGTGTTCACCCTCCCGCTGGGGCCCGTGCGCTCCGGCGTTTACGAGTCGATCGAATTCCTCATCGAAACACCGGGCGAAGATGTCCCGCACTTCAACATTCGCCCGCACTACAAGCACCGCGGCATCGCCAAACGCTTCGAAGGACTCGGCGTCGGTGACGCCATCCTCATCGCCGAACGCGTCGAGGGCATCGCCTCCGTCGCCCATGCCCTCGCGTTCGCCCACGCAGTAGAAACCCTGGCCGATACGGAGATCCCCCCACGCGCCGAGCTCATCCGCGTCATCCACGCAGAGCTCGAACGCATCGCCAACCACCTGGACGTGGTCGTGCGGCTCTGCGACGCCGCCGGCCTCGCCATCGGCAACGCCCGCTTCGGCTGGCATAAAGAACGGATCATGCGACTGGTATCGCGACTGTGCGGCAACAGGTTTGGCCGCTCGGTGGTGTGCGTCGGTGGCGTATCCGCACCGCCACGGATGAGTCCGCCCGCCCTCTACGCCGCCATTGACGATTTGGCGCATCGCCTCCGCGCGGATCGGCGTGCGTTGATGGAGAGCCCGTCGTTCCTGGACCGCATCCGCGGCACCGGTCGGCTGGACGGAAAGCTGGCGGCCTCCCACGGTGCATTGGGACCGGTCGGTCGCGGGTCAGGATTCGACGACGACGCCCGGCTCCATCGGCCCTACGACGGCTATTCGGAATTGCCCGCAGTCGAGCCCGCCGCCGTTACGGATGGCGACGCGATGGCACGACTGCGGGTGCGGTGGGCCGAGATCGATACCGCCGTCGGCCTGATCGAACACGCCTGCCAGCGGCTCAGCGGGCCGGTCGATCAGGATCTGACGGTCCCGGTCGACGCGCACGACGGCTTTGCCACCGGCTGGGCCGAATCACCGCAGGGCGAAATTCTCTACGGCCTGGACCTGCGGGAGGGCCGAGTCGGGCGTTGCTTTGCCCGCACGCCCTCGCTGCACAACATGGTGCTCTTCCACGACGTCTTCCACGGTGACGTATTCACCGATTTCCCCTTCATCGAGGCCAGTTTCGGTCTCTGCTATGCCGGGGTGGCGATGTAG
- the eno gene encoding phosphopyruvate hydratase produces the protein MSVTFSAVSAMEVLDSRGRPTVSVRMALSDGREVFAGVPSGASTGSGEAVELRDGDATRYGGRGVSQAVSHVEGAIADALMGRAFDTLERLDAELIRLDGTPNKSRLGANAIVGVSMAAARAFASESRQPLWRWLTPDGVTPRLPVPHFNVINGGAHAPNPLDFQEFMIAPVGAPSLPEAIRAGAEVYARLRAALQARKLGTGLGDEGGFAPDIASPEEVLALLVEAITAAGYPPGRSGVAIALDPAASEFHRGGRYEVGGQSLSSDELIQRYAQMVQEFPIWSIEDGMGETDADGWRALTERLGESIQLVGDDNFVTNPALIRTAVDAGIANAALIKVNQVGTVSETLEALRVCREAGYGAMISHRSGETCDTFIADLAVGSGCGQIKSGAPARGERVAKPESVDRLVV, from the coding sequence ATGTCTGTGACGTTTTCGGCCGTTTCGGCGATGGAGGTGCTGGATTCCCGCGGGCGCCCCACTGTGTCGGTGCGGATGGCCTTGTCGGATGGTCGTGAGGTGTTCGCCGGTGTGCCGTCGGGGGCATCCACCGGGAGTGGGGAAGCGGTGGAGCTGCGCGACGGTGACGCGACGCGGTACGGGGGCCGCGGTGTCAGCCAAGCGGTGTCGCACGTCGAAGGTGCGATCGCCGACGCACTGATGGGCCGGGCGTTCGACACCCTGGAGCGGCTCGATGCGGAGCTGATCCGGCTCGACGGCACGCCTAACAAGTCGCGGCTGGGCGCCAACGCGATCGTTGGTGTCTCGATGGCGGCAGCGCGGGCGTTCGCGAGCGAATCGCGGCAGCCATTGTGGCGCTGGCTCACTCCTGATGGTGTGACGCCGCGGCTGCCGGTACCGCATTTCAACGTGATCAACGGCGGCGCACACGCGCCAAACCCGTTGGACTTTCAGGAGTTCATGATCGCGCCGGTTGGTGCTCCGTCGTTGCCTGAGGCGATTCGCGCGGGAGCGGAAGTTTATGCGCGGTTGCGCGCCGCACTGCAAGCCCGCAAATTGGGCACCGGTTTGGGCGACGAAGGCGGCTTCGCCCCCGATATCGCCTCTCCCGAGGAGGTGCTCGCGCTGCTGGTGGAGGCGATCACCGCGGCCGGCTACCCGCCCGGCCGTTCCGGGGTGGCGATCGCGCTGGACCCCGCAGCTAGTGAATTTCACCGTGGTGGCCGCTATGAGGTTGGCGGGCAATCTCTTTCGAGCGACGAGTTGATTCAAAGGTACGCGCAGATGGTGCAGGAATTCCCGATCTGGAGCATCGAGGACGGCATGGGGGAAACCGACGCCGACGGCTGGCGCGCGTTGACCGAACGGCTCGGGGAGAGCATTCAATTGGTCGGCGACGACAACTTCGTCACCAATCCGGCGCTGATTCGCACTGCGGTCGACGCCGGAATCGCCAACGCGGCGTTGATCAAGGTCAATCAGGTCGGCACGGTCAGCGAGACGTTGGAGGCGCTGCGGGTGTGCCGCGAGGCGGGCTATGGGGCGATGATTTCGCACCGCTCGGGTGAAACCTGCGATACCTTCATCGCCGACCTGGCCGTCGGATCCGGTTGCGGGCAAATCAAATCCGGCGCCCCGGCACGCGGCGAGCGTGTCGCTAAGCCTGAATCCGTGGATCGGCTGGTGGTTTGA
- a CDS encoding proton-conducting transporter membrane subunit yields MIAAGLALAALAVVAGWPAGQRPGLQLTASAAVVASAAAFVVAGARGLAGHQERLSLGGLGGLGPAALHVDPLSGLFLVIAGGVAVPALCAAAAFASTRHGRLTAALALTIAAVAVIVTADNLFVLLFGWEALTVAFYLLTGFQRDRPGRARASFVTVMFGKASGAALLLGGLLLAAHTHTFALTATAVDAHSALGQAAYALLLAGFAIKVGLLPGHVWLPRGYAAAPGPARAVMAGSAVNVGFYGMWRTLQLLGAPPLWLVCVVLVLAGMSAIFGIAQAAVHPDLTVLIGWSSVENAGLILAGFGAALVGAAADEPLLTAAGLVAATAQVITHAMGKSLLFTAASVIEGATGTTNLDRLGGIARRLPWAGTGLVIGSLTLAGLPLTAGFASEWFLLESLMQQFRVSSLAMQLCTAVAGVLVALTVGVAGVTFVRVVALTAFGPPRIDEPAFDPAGTRVDHNTWLRIGIALLVTGCLGVAALAPLQIRVIARGLAPLVGDQARGANAKPWVLQPVFSDFSALSPSWLWIVVPAMVVLIAVVASGLAGRRLDRVRWVAPWSSASPGVHRGVGYTSFAYANPMRNVLGNVLLTRTELRGAPVEPSTQTIGQPVLTYRVEVVEIVDRYLFRPAIAALLAAARAAKRLQSGRLDAYMAYMLLAVLAVLAVIIAVSRS; encoded by the coding sequence ATGATCGCCGCCGGGCTAGCACTTGCGGCCCTGGCCGTGGTCGCCGGATGGCCCGCCGGCCAGCGGCCCGGTCTGCAGCTGACGGCGTCGGCTGCGGTGGTCGCGTCGGCTGCGGCGTTCGTCGTTGCCGGTGCCCGCGGACTGGCCGGACACCAGGAGCGGTTGTCGCTGGGCGGTCTGGGCGGGCTCGGGCCGGCGGCCCTGCACGTCGACCCACTCTCGGGGCTGTTCCTGGTCATCGCGGGCGGGGTAGCAGTCCCAGCACTGTGCGCCGCGGCCGCGTTTGCCAGCACCCGGCATGGCCGGTTGACCGCCGCGCTGGCGCTGACGATCGCCGCGGTCGCGGTCATCGTCACCGCCGACAACCTATTCGTCTTGCTGTTCGGGTGGGAGGCCCTGACCGTAGCGTTTTATCTGCTCACCGGGTTCCAGCGGGACCGGCCGGGGCGGGCACGCGCATCCTTCGTCACGGTCATGTTTGGCAAGGCCAGCGGCGCGGCGCTGCTGCTCGGTGGCCTGCTGCTGGCCGCGCACACCCACACCTTCGCCCTCACGGCCACCGCTGTTGATGCACACAGCGCCCTGGGGCAGGCGGCCTACGCGCTGCTGCTGGCCGGGTTCGCGATCAAGGTCGGACTGTTACCCGGGCACGTGTGGCTGCCGCGCGGTTACGCCGCTGCCCCTGGGCCCGCGCGCGCGGTGATGGCCGGCTCCGCAGTCAACGTCGGCTTCTATGGCATGTGGCGCACCCTGCAGCTGCTCGGCGCCCCGCCGCTGTGGCTGGTGTGCGTGGTGCTAGTACTGGCCGGGATGAGCGCGATCTTCGGCATCGCGCAAGCCGCCGTGCATCCCGACCTCACGGTGTTGATCGGTTGGTCGAGCGTGGAAAACGCCGGGCTCATCCTCGCGGGGTTCGGCGCTGCCCTGGTCGGTGCCGCCGCCGATGAGCCGCTGCTGACCGCGGCCGGCCTGGTCGCGGCCACCGCCCAAGTCATTACGCACGCCATGGGCAAATCACTGCTGTTCACCGCGGCGTCGGTGATTGAGGGCGCGACGGGCACCACCAATTTGGACCGCTTAGGCGGCATCGCGCGCCGATTACCCTGGGCGGGAACGGGATTGGTCATCGGCTCGCTCACCTTGGCGGGATTGCCGCTGACGGCGGGGTTCGCCTCGGAGTGGTTCCTCCTGGAATCGCTGATGCAGCAATTCCGGGTGTCCAGCCTGGCCATGCAGTTGTGCACCGCCGTCGCCGGTGTGCTCGTCGCCCTCACCGTCGGGGTGGCCGGCGTGACATTCGTCCGAGTGGTCGCGCTGACCGCGTTCGGCCCGCCCCGCATCGACGAACCGGCATTCGACCCGGCCGGCACCCGCGTTGACCACAACACATGGTTGCGGATAGGGATAGCGCTGCTGGTCACCGGCTGCCTCGGCGTGGCCGCGCTGGCGCCGCTACAGATCCGCGTCATCGCTCGCGGACTGGCCCCGCTCGTTGGCGACCAGGCGCGGGGCGCCAACGCCAAACCTTGGGTGCTGCAACCGGTTTTCAGCGACTTCTCCGCGCTGTCGCCGAGCTGGCTGTGGATCGTGGTGCCCGCGATGGTGGTGCTCATCGCGGTGGTGGCCAGCGGGCTGGCCGGGCGCCGCCTGGATCGAGTGCGGTGGGTGGCGCCGTGGTCCTCGGCGTCGCCGGGTGTACATCGCGGCGTCGGATACACCTCCTTCGCGTATGCCAACCCCATGCGCAACGTGCTCGGCAATGTCTTGTTGACCCGAACCGAGTTACGCGGCGCCCCAGTCGAGCCGTCCACCCAGACAATTGGTCAGCCCGTCCTGACCTACCGGGTCGAGGTGGTCGAAATCGTTGACCGTTACCTGTTCCGGCCGGCGATCGCGGCATTGCTGGCTGCGGCTCGGGCGGCCAAGCGCCTGCAATCGGGTCGCCTCGACGCTTACATGGCTTACATGCTGCTCGCCGTACTCGCCGTGCTGGCCGTGATCATCGCGGTGTCGCGATCATGA